GGTCAGGTCGGGGAACGTGAGGGACGCCACGCGGGCGCCCGCCGCGGTGAGCTCGGCGAACATGCCGTCGAGTTCGGACACGACGGCCTCGGCGGAGAACGAGGGCCGGATGAGGTCGTTCATGCCGGCCACCACCGTGACGAGATCGGGGCGCAGGGTGAGGGCGGCGTCGAGTTGTTCCTCCCGCACCTGGCGGGCGAGCTTCCCGCGTACGGCGAGGTTGGCGTAGTGAAGACCGGGGGTGGAGGCGGCGAGTCGGTCGGCGAGTCGGTCGGCGAAACCACGCCAGCCGCCGTCGCCGTCGGGATCGCCGATCCCCTCGGTCTGACTGTCCCCGATCGCGACGTATCGGGCGTAGCCCATGCCACCCTCCGTGCCACCGAGACTGTCGACCGCCGCGACTATAGCCCGCGGTCCGGCGGTGAGGGCGGGGCCACGAGCCGCGTTCAGCCCGCGAAACGTGGTCAGCGGGGGTCCGTGGAGCACGTTTCGCGGGCAAAACACGGTCGGCGGCTCGGCCGGGGACCGAAAGTTGTTTCGAACGTGGACGCGGGCGTGGGGGAGGAGTCAAGCTCATAGACCATGACCAACAACGAGGTTCTGGTGGCGGGAGTCGACTCGTCCACGCAGTCGACGAAGGTGATGGTGTGCGATGCCCGCACGGGCGCGGTGGTGCGCAGTGGCCGTGCCGAACATCCGGACGCCACCGAGGTCGATCCGAAGGAGTGGTGGTCGGCCTTCACGTCCGCCACCGACGGACTTCTGGACGGCGTGTCCGCCATTGGCGTCGCGGGCCAGCAGCACGGCATGGTGACCGTGGACGAGCGCGGCGACGTCGTCCGTCCCGCTCTGCTGTGGAATGACACCCGCTCGGCCACCGCTGCCGCCGACCTCACGAACGAACTCGGCGGGCCGCAGGCCTGGGCCGAGGCGGTGGGGTCGGTTCCGGTCGCCAGCTTCACGATCACGAAGCTCCGCTGGTTCGCCGAACACGAACCCGAGGCGGCCGACCGGGTCGCGCGGGTCATGTTGCCCCACGACTGGTTGACGTGGCGGCTCACCGGTGGGGACCCGGTCACCGATCGTGGGGACGCCTCCGGCACGGGGTACTTCTCGCCGTCGAAGAACGTCTACCGCAAGGACTTCCTCACCCATGCCTTCGGAGGACGTGAGCCGGAACTGCCCCGCGTGCTGGAGCCCTCGGCCGCGGCGGGACACACCCCCGACGGGGTCCTCGTCTCCGCGGGAACCGGTGACAACATGGCCGCCGCCCTGGCCCTGGACGCGGGCGACGGCGACGTGGTGGTCTCGCTCGGGACGAGCGGAACCGTGTTCGGTGTCAGCGAGACCCCGGCGGCCGACCCGACCGGTACCGTGGCCGGATTCGCCGACGCCACCGGCCGGTACCTCCCGCTGGCGTGCACGCTCAACGCCGCGCGCGTGCTCACCGCCACCGCCCGCATGCTCGACGTCGATCTCGAGGAATTCGACCGGCTCGCGTTGAGCGCCGAACCGGGGGCCGGGGGACTCACCCTGCTGCCGTACCTCGACGGCGAACGCACTCCCAACCTGCCCGACGCCGCCGGGTCCCTGTTCGGCCTGCGTCGCACCAACATGACTCCCGAGAACCTCGCGCGCGCGGCCGTCGAGGGAATGTTGTGCGGGCTCGCCGCCGGCCTGGACGCCGTTCGTGAGTACGGCATCACGGTGCGGCGGGTACTGCTCATCGGTGGGGCCGCCCAGTCGGAGAGCGTGCGCGCGATCGCGCCGATCGTGTTCGGTACCCCGGTCGCGATTCCACAGCCGCGCGAGCACGTCGCCATCGGCGCCGCCCGCCAGGCCGCGTGGGCGCTCGCGGGCACTCCCGAGCTCCCGGCGTGGGACACCGAGATCGCGGTGCGACTGCCGGAACCTACGGGCACGGAGGCCGAGGAGGGCGAACGCATCAGGGCGCGTCACGCCGATGCCCGTCGCCGGGTGCACGAGGTCTGACGTCCCGATGGGTACATTGGCGGGGTGAGTCGGGGCGCCGTCACGGGCGCCCCGACGTGGACAGGAAAGGCCTGATCATGTGCTGTGGGGTGGCCCGGTGAGCGTTACATCGTTGCCCCGCGCCGAAGTCGTGGTGGATCTCGCCGCCGTGCGGCACAACGTGCGGCTGCTCTCGTCCCGTGCCGCCGCGTCCGGGGCGGAGACGATGGCGGTGGTGAAGGCCGACGGCTACGGCCACGGAGCGGTCCGGGTGGCGCGGGCCGCGTTGGAGGCCGGTGCCACCTGGCTGGGAGTGGCCTCGCTCGACGAGGCCCTCGCCCTGCGTCGGGCCGGGTTCACCACCAGGATGCTGAGCTGGCTCGACACCCCCGACGTGGACTACGTGCCCGCGGTGCGGCACGACATCGACGTCTCGGTGAGTTCCACGAGGGAGCTGGCCCGGATCGCCTCCGCGGCCGCAGAGGTCGGTCGCCGCGCCAGGATCCACCTCAAGATCGACACCGGGTTGTCGCGCAACGGCTGTCCCGCGGAGCTGTGGCCCGAGCTGGTGAAGGCCGCGGCGGCGGAGGGGAACGTCGAGGTGGTCGGCATGTGGTCCCACCTAGCGTGTGCCGACGAGCCCGGACACCCCTCCATCGACGCGCAGGCCAAGCGGTTCGCCACCGCGTACGACGTGATGCGCGACGCCGGGCTGTCGCCGCTGCGACACCTGGCCAACTCGGCGGCCACGCTCACCCGACCGGATCTGCACTTCGAGCTGGTCAGGCCGGGCATCGCCATCTACGGCCTGAACCCCGTGCCGCAGCGGGAGGATCTGCGGCCCGCGATGACGTTCCGGTCGAGCGTCGTGTTGACCAAACGCATCAGCGCGGGCGAGTCCGTGTCATACGGGCGGACGTGGACGGCGAGCCGCGACACGACACTCGCGTTGGTGCCGGTGGGATACGCGGACGGTGTGCCTCGCACGTTGTCGGGCCGGATGAGCGTGTGGCTCGACGGGGTGCGGCGGCCGGTGGCCGGACGCGTGTGCATGGACCAGCTCGTGGTCGACTGCGGGGACGACGA
The window above is part of the Saccharomonospora glauca K62 genome. Proteins encoded here:
- the alr gene encoding alanine racemase, with protein sequence MSVTSLPRAEVVVDLAAVRHNVRLLSSRAAASGAETMAVVKADGYGHGAVRVARAALEAGATWLGVASLDEALALRRAGFTTRMLSWLDTPDVDYVPAVRHDIDVSVSSTRELARIASAAAEVGRRARIHLKIDTGLSRNGCPAELWPELVKAAAAEGNVEVVGMWSHLACADEPGHPSIDAQAKRFATAYDVMRDAGLSPLRHLANSAATLTRPDLHFELVRPGIAIYGLNPVPQREDLRPAMTFRSSVVLTKRISAGESVSYGRTWTASRDTTLALVPVGYADGVPRTLSGRMSVWLDGVRRPVAGRVCMDQLVVDCGDDEPELGAEVVLFGTGENGMPTATEWAETIGTIDYEIVTGMYRPRVRRRYVDAPRDSV
- the xylB gene encoding xylulokinase yields the protein MTNNEVLVAGVDSSTQSTKVMVCDARTGAVVRSGRAEHPDATEVDPKEWWSAFTSATDGLLDGVSAIGVAGQQHGMVTVDERGDVVRPALLWNDTRSATAAADLTNELGGPQAWAEAVGSVPVASFTITKLRWFAEHEPEAADRVARVMLPHDWLTWRLTGGDPVTDRGDASGTGYFSPSKNVYRKDFLTHAFGGREPELPRVLEPSAAAGHTPDGVLVSAGTGDNMAAALALDAGDGDVVVSLGTSGTVFGVSETPAADPTGTVAGFADATGRYLPLACTLNAARVLTATARMLDVDLEEFDRLALSAEPGAGGLTLLPYLDGERTPNLPDAAGSLFGLRRTNMTPENLARAAVEGMLCGLAAGLDAVREYGITVRRVLLIGGAAQSESVRAIAPIVFGTPVAIPQPREHVAIGAARQAAWALAGTPELPAWDTEIAVRLPEPTGTEAEEGERIRARHADARRRVHEV